Proteins encoded by one window of Massilia sp. NR 4-1:
- a CDS encoding ChbG/HpnK family deacetylase, with product MRKLILCADDFAQSTAISEGILRLLEQGRLSATSVMSESREWPVLAAPLRRFSQDADIGLHLNLTHDFSQGGDQVRPLSYWLLASQLRLLSIDKLRGIFLSQIDRFCHHFGRLPDFLDGHQHIHALPCARTALFQAMEQRWTGDDRPYLRAPDLLANPGDDRFKSHLLCLLTHGFSYQANQLGYATPSWFAGMYSLSPEADFASLMDKWLADAPSGALMMCHPGLPASDKDDPIGASRALEYAYLASDLFGEACRRGGITLGRFNPALPLSAA from the coding sequence ATGCGCAAACTGATACTCTGCGCCGACGATTTCGCGCAGTCTACCGCCATCAGCGAAGGCATTCTGCGACTGCTGGAACAAGGCCGCCTTTCCGCCACCAGCGTGATGAGCGAATCGCGCGAATGGCCGGTACTGGCCGCGCCCCTGCGCCGTTTTTCGCAGGATGCCGATATCGGCCTGCACCTGAACCTGACCCACGATTTCAGCCAGGGCGGGGACCAGGTGCGTCCCCTGTCCTACTGGCTGCTGGCCAGCCAGCTGCGCCTGCTCTCCATCGATAAACTGCGCGGCATCTTCCTGAGCCAGATCGACCGCTTCTGCCATCACTTCGGCCGCCTGCCGGATTTCCTCGATGGCCACCAGCATATTCACGCCCTGCCCTGCGCGCGCACCGCGCTGTTCCAGGCCATGGAGCAGCGCTGGACCGGCGACGACCGGCCATATCTGCGCGCGCCCGACTTGTTGGCCAACCCCGGCGACGACCGCTTCAAGTCGCACCTGCTTTGCCTGCTCACCCACGGTTTTTCCTACCAGGCCAACCAGCTTGGGTATGCGACGCCGTCCTGGTTCGCCGGCATGTATTCCCTCTCGCCGGAAGCCGATTTTGCCAGCCTGATGGACAAATGGCTGGCCGACGCCCCTTCCGGCGCGCTGATGATGTGCCATCCCGGCCTGCCTGCGAGCGACAAGGACGACCCCATCGGCGCCAGCCGCGCGCTGGAATATGCCTATCTGGCCA